A single window of Haladaptatus sp. R4 DNA harbors:
- a CDS encoding DUF2243 domain-containing protein, whose product MSHRRTTEAEQSGTMDDGVPRRALVAAGIVGFGFSGLIDVLLLHLVLQWHHLLSGLYPQTTMSGLRTFVLADGVFSIAMVVIMGIGGGLLWKAERRAASPLPVRPILGSILVGLGAFDLYDALVDHILLGLHQPLSQGGAYNPHWIVVSLLFIGAVGTSTERARPRRTNRPRRTSDRNPRW is encoded by the coding sequence ATGAGTCACCGTCGAACGACCGAAGCGGAGCAGTCCGGGACGATGGACGACGGAGTGCCGCGGCGAGCGCTCGTCGCGGCGGGAATCGTCGGGTTCGGATTCAGCGGACTCATCGACGTGTTGTTGCTCCACCTGGTTTTGCAGTGGCACCACCTGCTCTCGGGCCTGTATCCGCAGACGACCATGTCCGGGCTTCGAACGTTCGTCCTCGCGGACGGCGTCTTCTCGATCGCCATGGTCGTTATCATGGGAATTGGGGGCGGACTCCTCTGGAAAGCCGAGCGGCGTGCGGCGAGTCCGTTACCCGTCCGACCGATTCTCGGGTCCATCCTCGTCGGCCTCGGCGCGTTCGACCTCTACGACGCGCTCGTGGACCACATCCTGTTGGGACTTCACCAACCGCTCTCGCAAGGCGGGGCGTACAACCCACACTGGATCGTCGTCAGCCTGCTCTTCATCGGCGCCGTTGGTACGTCTACCGAACGCGCTCGTCCGAGACGCACGAATCGCCCTCGGAGAACGTCTGATCGGAATCCACGATGGTAG